One part of the Arabidopsis thaliana chromosome 4, partial sequence genome encodes these proteins:
- a CDS encoding S-adenosyl-L-methionine-dependent methyltransferases superfamily protein (S-adenosyl-L-methionine-dependent methyltransferases superfamily protein; CONTAINS InterPro DOMAIN/s: Protein of unknown function DUF248, methyltransferase putative (InterPro:IPR004159); BEST Arabidopsis thaliana protein match is: unknown protein (TAIR:AT3G05390.1); Has 456 Blast hits to 442 proteins in 24 species: Archae - 0; Bacteria - 0; Metazoa - 0; Fungi - 0; Plants - 455; Viruses - 0; Other Eukaryotes - 1 (source: NCBI BLink).) has protein sequence MVEDVVVVVVEEREMSETNLEELWDQLHYAIRALKALRFDNTMRQKAIDKLIALQEKESIASNEECIAREVVQEATLELSLGEARLQQVLVESAGHNASEVEDKVWETMILGEKAVELERDTTQDAQGQVLVGKSTVVDEDAISSGVAENELAVDEIYTCEASFSMKKKKPIIVVIILFMMFVSDLFRFAPVESLELAKPCFPSPSLAFLISVATLAKFNYITPLRFSDRFCNYHGSFDGDNYNIGSQMRKTIETAIFKIHQEMDDLKALEANSSTPPSSVSSASGSMFRHVAFLADVLSLVQSVHMELPSFEERSVADHPLKQQKGDPGEHFMREEIKKYIKIKPNRLGKQNFMGANGTFTSIGHACFAMKKDLEEYMDYDVGEICNDDWRLAQKLMVHGCDPLPRRRCFSRGPQLYHKPFPINESLWKLPDNRNVRWGQYKCKNFACLASNTTARKGFFKCTDCFNLTHHESPRWLNRGEIDPETNQTADFSIAEVLEIKPGEIRIGLDFSIGTGTFAARMREQNVTIVSATINLGAPFNEMIALRGLVPLYLTVNQRLPFFDSTLDMIHTTRFLDGWIDLILLDFVLFDWDRVLRPGGLLWIDGFFCLKEDVSDYMEAFKALRYRKHKWVVVPKKDKDDKEVFFSAVLEKPPRPFR, from the exons ATGGTGGAAGATgtggtggttgtggtggtggaagaaagagagatgagtg AAACTAATTTGGAGGAACTCTGGGATCAACTTCATTATGCGATAAGAGCATTGAAAGCTTTAAGATTCGATAATACCATGCGACAGAAAGCCATAGATAAATTGATAGCCTTACAGGAGAAAGAATCCATTGCGTCCAATGAAGAATGCATAGCTAGAGAAGTTGTTCAAGAGGCTACTTTGGAATTATCTTTGGGTGAAGCGAGGTTGCAGCAGGTTCTAGTGGAGTCAGCGGGTCACAATGCTTCTGAGGTTGAGGATAAAGTCTGGGAGACTATGATTTTGGGTGAAAAAGCTGTAGAATTAGAGCGTGATACCACTCAAGAC GCCCAAGGACAGGTTTTGGTTGGGAAAAGTACAGTTGTTGACGAGGATGCAATATCGAGTGGCGTGGCTGAAAATGAGTTAGCAGTAGATGAAATCTACACTTGTGAGGCAAGCTTTtctatgaaaaagaaaaaacctatAATTGTTGTTATAATCTTGTTTATGATGTTTGTCTCTGACTTGTTTAGATTTGCACCGGTTGAGTCTCTCGAGCTCGCCAAACCCTGTTTCCCATCTCCAA GTTTGGCTTTTCTTATCTCAGTAGCTACATTAGCTAAGTTCAACTACATCACTCCACTACGCTTCTCTGATCGGTTCTGTAACTATCATGGAAGCTTTGACGGCGACAACTACAACATCGGAAGCCAAATGAGAAAGACAATCGAAACCGCCATTTTTAAAATCCACCAAGAAATGGATGATCTCAAGGCTTTAGAAGCTAATTCTTCTACTCCTCCATCCTCTGTTTCATCAGCTTCAGGATCCATGTTTAGGCATGTAGCTTTTCTTGCGGATGTTCTTTCGCTAGTTCAGTCGGTTCATATGGAATTGCCTTCGTTCGAAGAGAGATCCGTAGCAGATCATCCGTTGAAGCAGCAGAAAGGTGACCCTGGTGAGCATTTTATGAGAGAAGAGATAAAGAAGTACATAAAGATCAAACCTAACCGGCTCGGGAAGCAGAATTTCATGGGAGCTAACGGAACATTCACCTCGATCGGGCACGCTTGTTTTGCGATGAAGAAAGATCTAGAAGAGTATATGGACTATGATGTTGGAGAAATCTGCAATGATGATTGGAGATTAGCTCAGAAGCTTATGGTTCATGGATGCGATCCGTTGCCTAGAAGACGGTGCTTCTCCCGTGGCCCGCAGTTATACCACAAACCGTTTCCAATCAACGAGTCTTTATGGAAGCTTCCGGATAATCGGAATGTGAGATGGGGACAGTATAAGTGCAAGAACTTTGCTTGCCTAGCAAGCAACACAACAGCACGAAAAGGGTTCTTTAAATGCACTGATTGCTTCAACCTCACGCACCACGAATCTCCGAGATGGCTTAACCGAGGCGAAATCGATCCTGAGACGAACCAAACTGCGGATTTCTCGATAGCTGAAGTACTCGAGATTAAACCGGGAGAGATTAGAATCGGACTGGATTTCAGCATTGGCACTGGAACTTTCGCAGCAAGAATGAGAGAACAGAACGTCACGATTGTATCAGCAACAATCAACCTTGGCGCTCCATTCAACGAGATGATCGCTCTGCGCGGTTTAGTCCCGTTGTACTTAACCGTGAACCAACGGTTACCGTTCTTCGACAGCACGCTTGATATGATTCACACGACGAGGTTTCTCGATGGATGGATTGATCTAATACTTCTTGATTTCGTGCTGTTTGATTGGGACAGGGTTTTAAGGCCAGGTGGATTGTTGTGGATCGATGGTTTCTTTTGTCTGAAAGAAGATGTGAGTGATTACATGGAAGCGTTTAAAGCGTTGAGGTATAGGAAACATAAGTGGGTTGTGGTACctaagaaagataaagatgataaagaagttttcttctctgctGTGTTAGAGAAACCTCCAAGACCCTTTAGATGA
- the WRKY22 gene encoding WRKY family transcription factor (WRKY22; CONTAINS InterPro DOMAIN/s: DNA-binding WRKY (InterPro:IPR003657); BEST Arabidopsis thaliana protein match is: WRKY family transcription factor (TAIR:AT4G23550.1); Has 3274 Blast hits to 2836 proteins in 187 species: Archae - 0; Bacteria - 0; Metazoa - 0; Fungi - 3; Plants - 3256; Viruses - 0; Other Eukaryotes - 15 (source: NCBI BLink).) — protein MADDWDLHAVVRGCSAVSSSATTTVYSPGVSSHTNPIFTVGRQSNAVSFGEIRDLYTPFTQESVVSSFSCINYPEEPRKPQNQKRPLSLSASSGSVTSKPSGSNTSRSKRRKIQHKKVCHVAAEALNSDVWAWRKYGQKPIKGSPYPRGYYRCSTSKGCLARKQVERNRSDPKMFIVTYTAEHNHPAPTHRNSLAGSTRQKPSDQQTSKSPTTTIATYSSSPVTSADEFVLPVEDHLAVGDLDGEEDLLSLSDTVVSDDFFDGLEEFAAGDSFSGNSAPASFDLSWVVNSAATTTGGI, from the exons ATGGCCGACGATTGGGATCTCCACGCCGTAGTCAGAGGCTGCTCAGCCGTAAGCTCATCAGCTACTACCACCGTATATTCCCCCGGCGTTTCATCTCACACAAACCCTATATTCACCGTCGGACGACAAAGTAATGCCGTCTCCTTCGGAGAGATTCGAGATCTCTACACACCGTTCACACAAGAATCTGTCGTCTCTTCGTTTTCTTGTATAAACTACCCAGAAGAACCTAGAAAGCCACAGAACCAGAAAcgtcctctttctctctctgcttcttccgGTAGCGTCACTAGCAAACCCAGTGGCTCCAATACCTCTAGATCTAAAAGAAG AAAGATACAGCATAAGAAAGTGTGCCATGTAGCAGCAGAAGCTTTAAACTCCGATGTCTGGGCATGGCGAAAGTACGGACAGAAACCCATCAAAGGTTCACCATATCCAag aggatactACAGATGTAGTACATCAAAAGGTTGTTTAGCCCGTAAACAAGTGGAGCGAAATAGATCCGACCCGAAGATGTTTATCGTCACTTACACGGCGGAGCATAATCATCCAGCTCCGACACACCGTAATTCTCTCGCCGGAAGCACACGTCAGAAACCATCCGATCAACAGACGAGTAAATCTCCGACGACCACTATTGCTACTTATTCATCGTCTCCGGTGACTTCAGCCGACGAATTTGTTTTGCCTGTTGAGGATCATCTAGCGGTGGGAGATCttgacggagaagaagatctgTTATCTTTGTCGGATACGGTGGTTAGCGATGATTTCTTCGATGGGTTAGAGGAATTCGCAGCCGGAGATAGCTTTTCCGGGAACTCGGCTCCGGCGAGTTTTGATCTCTCTTGGGTTGTGAACAGTGCCGCCACTACCACCGGAGGAATATGA
- a CDS encoding uncharacterized protein (FUNCTIONS IN: molecular_function unknown; INVOLVED IN: biological_process unknown; LOCATED IN: endomembrane system; BEST Arabidopsis thaliana protein match is: RING/U-box superfamily protein (TAIR:AT4G01270.1); Has 30201 Blast hits to 17322 proteins in 780 species: Archae - 12; Bacteria - 1396; Metazoa - 17338; Fungi - 3422; Plants - 5037; Viruses - 0; Other Eukaryotes - 2996 (source: NCBI BLink).): protein MVIHLSSSCYSCRVEYFVRFLVSYNNLLNYAISSYKELLAKCNQLGRGEAQSSEKLEKALEKIEKLKKRMRELELITEENRAIRDINVSKKCSYTEVSLKRPDIVNVTLQQWYFCCTS, encoded by the exons ATGGTGATTCACCTTAGTTCATCTTGTTATTCCTGCAGAGTAGAGTACTTTGTTCGGTTTCTAGTCTCTTACAACAACTTGTTAAACTACGCAATTTC GAGTTATAAGGAATTGCTAGCCAAGTGCAATCAGCTGGGTAGAGGCGAAGCACAATCTTCTGAGAAACTTGAAAAAGCTTTGGAAAAGATAGAAAAACTAAAG AAACGAATGAGGGAACTTGAGTTGATAACTGAAGAGAACAGAGCTATACGGGACATAAACGTTTCAAAGAAATGCAGTTACACAGAAGTTTCCCTTAAAAGACCCGACATCGTCAATGTCACCTTACAGCAATGGTACTTTTGTTGTACATCATGA
- a CDS encoding DNA-binding storekeeper protein-related transcriptional regulator (DNA-binding storekeeper protein-related transcriptional regulator; CONTAINS InterPro DOMAIN/s: Protein of unknown function DUF573 (InterPro:IPR007592); BEST Arabidopsis thaliana protein match is: DNA-binding storekeeper protein-related transcriptional regulator (TAIR:AT4G25210.1); Has 1175 Blast hits to 958 proteins in 167 species: Archae - 0; Bacteria - 77; Metazoa - 317; Fungi - 112; Plants - 260; Viruses - 0; Other Eukaryotes - 409 (source: NCBI BLink).) codes for MAPKQLKKIENPVVSSSEEEESASSGESATSGEESDSSADSPVKESSKKPVVVSKPSGSKTTTKPESSTAAKRSFEKTDEMSKKKSKNSMGEEDVKKKDETLKKNLFVRLFTEEDEAILLQGFLDFATKKENPSDHIDDFYESIKNSISFDVTKPQLVTKIGNLKKKFNGRVSKGLKKGKNEEVMVFSKASDQNCFDLSRKIWGSNGVLYSKSKNMRQVQLGGSVKVDEDDQEPQKHRFVISTLSSGQELVSYLKVENPNSLGVDDTKWSAKLDKIKDGKQKRKMEKNLKKIQAKEEELSMMRSEFVAAVTNVLSKQDNASYSCK; via the coding sequence ATGGCACCAAAGCAGTTGAAAAAAATCGAGAATCCAGTAGTGTCttcatctgaagaagaagagtctgCTTCTTCTGGCGAGTCTGCTACTTCAGGTGAAGAGTCTGACTCTTCCGCCGATTCACCCGTCAAAGAGTCTTCCAAGAAGCCGGTGGTTGTGAGCAAGCCTTCTGGTTCCAAGACTACTACCAAACCGGAAAGCTCTACTGCTGCCAAGAGATCGTTTGAGAAAACAGACGAAATGAGtaagaagaaatcgaagaacTCAATGGGTGAGGAggatgtgaagaagaaggatgaaACGCTAAAGAAGAATCTGTTTGTTAGGTTATTCAccgaagaagacgaagctATTTTGCTCCAAGGCTTCCTTGATTTCGCTACTAAGAAAGAAAACCCTAGTGATCATATCGATGATTTTTATGAGTCTATCAAGAACTCCATCAGTTTTGATGTTACCAAACCTCAACTGGTAACCAAAATTGgaaacttgaagaaaaaattcaatggCAGAGTTTCGAAGGGTcttaaaaaaggaaagaatgaAGAAGTGATGGTGTTTTCGAAAGCTTCCGACCAAAATTGTTTTGACTTGTCGAGAAAGATTTGGGGAAGTAACGGTGTATTGTATTCGAAATCAAAGAATATGCGACAAGTACAGCTTGGAGGAAGTGTCaaggttgatgaagatgatcaaGAGCCACAGAAACATCGGTTTGTCATAAGCACTTTATCTTCTGGTCAAGAGTTGGTCTCTTACTTGAAGGTTGAGAATCCGAATTCTTTGGGTGTTGATGACACAAAATGGAGTGCAAAATTGGATAAGATCAAAGacggaaaacaaaagagaaagatggaaaaaaacttgaagaagatTCAGGCTAAGGAAGAGGAGCTCTCTATGATGAGAAGTGAATTTGTTGCTGCCGTGACGAATGTGCTGTCTAAGCAAGACAACGCATCTTATTCCTGTAAGTAG